The genomic stretch GCCCACCGCAGCTCGGACACCTCCATTTTGAATTCTGCTGCTCGAGCCAGCCAGATTCATCCTTGTGAAATTGGATAAGATTCTCCCTGAGATCCTCCCCCTGTCCTGGGCGAAAGCACTAATTTCCTCAAAAGATCTGCAACCCAAATTCTGGAACTCTACGCAATTGAAACAGGTCTCGATACCTTTCTTTTCCATGCACTTGCGGATCTCGCATGCCCTACAGTACATCCAGAGCTGGTCGTAAGGACCTCGATAACCCGAGCAGTGAAT from Methanomassiliicoccales archaeon encodes the following:
- a CDS encoding DUF3795 domain-containing protein, whose product is MDRRPAGICGAYCGACTIFRSFQDGGELLEELSNQPRASKEDIHCSGYRGPYDQLWMYCRACEIRKCMEKKGIETCFNCVEFQNLGCRSFEEISAFAQDRGRISGRILSNFTRMNLAGSSSRIQNGGVRAAVGQSHGTNADVVTALVNCGK